A single region of the Euwallacea similis isolate ESF13 chromosome 22, ESF131.1, whole genome shotgun sequence genome encodes:
- the LOC136416180 gene encoding uncharacterized protein yields the protein MSYAVVLLTVFCLSVVVRTEEGEDGVGDSLKLADGGFWGKFAGGRSENAPRSIHSNAEFNSNDRKENSKISLTQFLENFTKKYNKDQTTHDPNLRERAKDKANKWTLMDLQRHNHPFDDRNGWVSLDPVPWSVSKISKWQSKYKPSSERPWDEYDVPEASSQRPYLHEDDLEFNRPISITPPSPYVYHRPTESSDRFDSYYEGGDRLRPTPNPSKYPPRPTAYFGHKIHLETHFPSDSSTQRPYSYHNKKDCKHPYEDIITDGRPANFPQSNPYETFNRRGSEIEVHSEGHPFNGEGEWVLLSTTKGYKPPRNGARSLSYGATSSPTQTLRASRGVRLTVLPPLKGSNVNMTTSHGGLLQVESTFESVEQAKQQFDKKQNVLKLKGKRKKRKPNKHEVTNDEESSHSVVPQYGDPGAVMAAVGAGMIPATMAMMVPIAMNGK from the exons ATGAGCTACGCAGTGGTGCTATTGACGGTTTTTTGCTTGAGTGTAGTGGTGAGGACTGAAGAGGGTGAGGATGGTGTGGGTGACAGTTTGAAGTTGGCCGATGGCGGGTTTTGGGGGAAGTTTGCAGGAGGGCG GTCCGAGAACGCGCCCCGCAGCATTCACTCGAACGCGGAATTTAACAGCAACGACCGCAAAGAAAACTCGAAGATCTCTTTGACTCAATTCCTGGAGAATTTCACCAAAAAGTACAACAAGGACCAGACGACTCACGATCCCAACCTCCGTGAAAGGGCCAAAGACAAAGCGAATAAATGGACTTTAATGGACCTTCAAAGGCACAACCACCCTTTTGATGACAGGAACGG ATGGGTGAGCTTGGATCCAGTCCCATGGTCAGTAtccaaaatatcaaagtggCAAAGCAAGTACAAGCCCTCCTCAGAAAGGCCATGGGATGAGTATGATGTCCCTGAAGCAAGCAGCCAGAGGCCCTATTTGCACGAAGATGATTTGGAATTTAATCGCCCAATATCCATAACCCCACCTAGCCCTTACGTGTATCATAGGCCCACCGAGTCTTCAGATAGATTTGATAGTTACTATGAAGGAGGGGACAGGCTCAGACCGACCCCGAACCCTAGCAAATACCCTCCACGCCCCACTGCATACTTTGGACATAAGATCCATTTGGAGACTCATTTCCCCTCTGACAGTAGCACACAGAGGCCCTACTCATATCACAACA aaaaaGACTGTAAGCACCCCTACGAGGACATCATTACTGATGGTCGTCCTGCAAATTTCCCCCAATCTAACCCCTACGAGACATTCAACCGACGAGGCTCAGAAATCGAGGTCCACTCCGAAGGGCATCCTTTCAATGGAGAAGGCGAATGGGTGCTATTGTCCACCACCAAAGGATATAAGCCTCCGAGAAATGGAGCCAGATCGCTTTCATATGGAGCAACTAGTTCGCCTACTCAAACTTTAAGGGCCTCAAG agGAGTGCGCCTCACGGTTCTACCTCCCCTCAAGGGCTCCAACGTAAACATGACAACCTCCCACGGAGGTTTGCTGCAAGTCGAGTCTACATTTGAAAGTGTGGAACAGGCAAAGCAACAGTTCGATAAGAAGCAAAATGTACTGAAGCTGAAGGGGAAAAGGAAGAAGAGGAAGCCCAATAAACACGAGGTTACTAATGATGAAGAGTCTAGTCATAGTGTTGTTCCTCAGTATGGGGATCCTGGGGCCGTAATGGCCGCAGTGG gtgCAGGAATGATTCCTGCCACCATGGCCATGATGGTGCCCATTGCAATGAATGGAAAGTAG
- the LOC136416110 gene encoding uncharacterized protein — protein sequence MRGLRTLSVLSVTLSIVCGMTLETNSTRSVPPPINITIENVPSPTLDSNISTTNVLDVRTPPQVQSQIKEKISSKYSIETSHAGVAIPIEDEVEEITKKMNFYKLERPTTANGGLSTWILLSGQSTTKKPILKPLIMKDEKSSETLILSEKPALKPIFKRRSTTLRPATTSSKTTTTVRINSFSPSSPTKLTKIKASLLRNITTTTTTTAAPIITELTTTYQASGALPIEAKNGDLDLPSTSESTKKAKKTQKKKKNKTRRRKPSKSSKEGNNKLKEEEDSPGTQLYSYLRSEIIPVTVGVSLVGLLVTAGLASYYFQPFTALRRSDPIDRKDTDGGYYYQDSSYSNAMPEEEAIGKVIAGMPDNALQDGGVAYKQPTSRNTYPQNVRYRHVDRRSQIYMNPYGSVEDVKLHDRSVATTPYEGDYKGVNDKFVVEVTPAMVPEHGPRNIKGEEGRKFVVGNIPKEFFSSSGASPRNIRVKRGALLPDDSENEIRDEEEVVIMQTTTENVEETTTELITTDETPKESTPYSVINPSESTNTLFQLFSDLFKLKVKLGLELIQNITKSVSTYVSTVHTRLDQHYRKATRWNQ from the exons ATGCGGGGCCTAAGAACTTTAAGTGTGCTCTCAGTGACTTTGTCAATAGTGTGTGGTATGACCTTAGAAACAAACTCTACCAG ATCAGTCCCCCCACCCATCAACATCACCATCGAAAATGTCCCCAGTCCGACCCTGGACTCAAACATATCAACCACAAACGTCCTGGACGTACGAACCCCTCCCCAAGTCCAAAGCCAAATCAAGGAGAAAATCTCCAGTAAATATTCCATTGAAACTTCCCATGCTGGAGTGGCTATACCTATTGAAGATGAGGTGGAGGAGATCACCAAGAAGATGAATTTTTACAAGTTGGAGAGACCCACAACAGCAAATGGGGGTTTGTCCACTTGGATTCTTCTAAGTGGGCAAAGCACCACCAAGAAGCCCATTCTGAAGCCTCTTATAATGAAGGACGAGAAGAGCAGTGAGACTTTGATTCTCAGTGAAAAGCCTGCTTTAAAACCGATATTTAAACGGAGATCAACCACTTTGAGACCGGCCACCACAAGCAGCAAAACCACCACTACAGTCCGGATTAACTCGTTTTCACCATCCTCCCCTACAAAACTCACCAAAATCAAAGCTTCACTGCTGCGCAACATCACCACCACCACCACTACCACTGCCGCCCCCATTATCACAGAACTGACAACCACCTATCAGGCGTCTGGGGCCCTTCCCATTGAGGCCAAAAATGGGGATCTAGACTTGCCCTCCACAAGTGAGAGTACCAAAAAAGCCAAGAAaacccagaagaaaaaaaagaacaagacCCGGAGACGCAAGCCGAGCAAATCCAGCAAAGAGGGCAATAACAAGCTCAAAGAGGAGGAAGACTCTCCAGGAACTCAGCTTTACAGCTACCTGCGCAGTGAAATTATTCCAGTCACAGTAGGAGTTAGTCTTGTAGGTCTGCTGGTCACGGCAGGATTGGCAAGTTACTACTTTCAGCCGTTCACAGCTCTAAGACGGAGTGATCCAATAGATCGCAAAGATACAGACGGAGGTTACTACTACCAAGATTCCTCTTACTCTAACGCGATGCCCGAGGAGGAGGCCATAGGGAAGGTCATTGCAGGGATGCCTGATAACGCCTTGCAGGATGGTGGGGTGGCTTACAAGCAGCCCACCTCCAGGAATACCTACCCTCAAAATGTTAGGTACAGACATGTGGATAGGCGGTCGCAGATTTACATGAACCCTTACGGGTCTGTTGAAGACGTTAAACTGCATGATAGGAGCGTTGCTACTACCCCCTATGAAGGGGACTATAAAGGGGTCAACGATAAGTTTGTAGTGGAGGTTACTCCTGCGATGGTACCAGAACACGGGCCTAGAAACATTAAAGGGGAAGAGGGACGGAAGTTTGTTGTGGGAAATATTCCTAAAGAGTTCTTCTCCTCCTCTGGTGCTTCTCCCAGGAACATTAGGGTGAAGAGAGGGGCCTTATTGCCAGACGATTCTGAGAATGAAATTCGAGATGAGGAGGAAGTTGTCATTATGCAAACCACCACGGAGAACGTTGAGGAAACCACCACAGAGCTGATCACCACAGACGAAACCCCCAAAGAGAGCACTCCATACAGTGTGATCAATCCCAGCGAGAGCACCAACActctttttcaacttttctcGGATTTGTTTAAACTTAAGGTTAAGTTAGGGCTAGAGCTAATCCAGAATATCACAAAGAGCGTATCAACGTACGTTTCAACAGTCCACACGAGGCTTGATCAGCATTATAGGAAAGCCACCAGGTGGAATCAATAG